DNA sequence from the Halalkalicoccus subterraneus genome:
GTCGAAGAAGGCGATCCCCGTTTCTACCTCCGAATCGCCGTTGCCGTCGATTTCGAGTACACACTCGATCTCGGTCTCGGCGGTCTCTCTCGTGATCTCCGCCGTCCGGTCGGTCATGGCCGACCGAACACGCCGAATGTACATGGTGGTTGCGCTTAGCCGGTGAGTTCGGCATCACACAGTGCCTGATAGGTCACGCGAACCGTCGGGACGCTTACGTCTGCGACTGCGGCGGCCTGTTTCTGCGTGACGCCCTCCTCACGTTCTTTGGCGGCAGTATACAGACAGGCCGCCGCGACGCCCGCGGGGTTGTGCCCGCCGATCAGTTCCCGTTCGACAGCCGATTCGAGCAGTTCCGTGCCACGGCTTCGTACCTCCCTCGTGAGATCCAGGCGGGTCCCGAATCGGGGGATGTACTCGCCGGGATCGAGCGGCCCGACGGGCAGGCCGAGTTCGCGGTTGATCGCGTCGTAGGCGGCGTTGAGTTCAGCCTGAGAGGCCCGCGAGGCGTCGAGTATCTCGGCACGGGTTCGGGAGACGCGATGGACCCGGCAGGCGGCGTACACCGCCGCGGCGGTGAACCCTTCGAGCGAGCGTCCCGTGACGATCCCCTCGTTCTGTGCGGAGCGAAACAGATCGCAGGCCTGGTCCCGAACCGAGTCGGGAAGCGAGAGCGCCGAGGTCAGGCGGCGGATCTGCATGAACACATCGCGTTGGTTTCGATCGGCTTTCGACCCGCACTGCGATCGTTTGTTATACTTTCGTATTCGAGCGTATAGCCTGCGTTTTCGCCCGGTCGCCCTGTTGAGCCCACCGTAACCGATCTCCGTCGAGAGGCCGTAGTCGTGGCGCGAGCGCGACAGCGGCGCACCCGTCCGGCGGCGATCCGTTTCCTCGTCCTCGAACGATCGCCACTCGGGTCCGGGATCGATCCGCTCTTCCTCGACGACCAGCCCACATCGGGAGCAGGTCGTCTCGATGTCGTCTGTCTGGAGTGAACCACTGCATTCGGGACAGGTCAACGGACTTTTTACTGTCATCACTCTGTAATATACAAAACTCATACTTAAAACTATATGATACTGATAGTTAAAAACAACACACAAATGCGATCGATCCACGGATCTCCTGTTCTCATCTCGATATGCTATTATTCATCTCTCAATATATCTATATAAATCCTACCGTGACCAAGTGGTCTCGTCAGTGTCATCAGCTACCTCGTCACTCACAGCGATCATCTCCGGGATATAATCGAGTTACTCCTGATCGTTCGTAGAGGTTCTCTCCGTGATATTACCGTACTACGTCCGGTGGTTTGCCGAGATTCTCTCGGCAATATCGTCCAACTCTTCGTCGTCGAGATCGGGTGAGGAGCCGGCGATCGCGTGGATCGGGTTGCCGCCGTCGTCCTCGAACCGGGGGATGATGTGGCCGTGGACGTGCGGGACCTCTTGGCCGGCGGCCTCGCCGTTGTTGAACGCGACGTTCGAGGCGGGGGCGTCGACCGCGTCCTCGACGACGGGGATCAGTCGATGGAGCGTATCGTAAAGATCGCTCGCGACCTCGTCGGGCAGGTCGTTCAGGCGCTCGTACTCCTCTTTGGGGATCACGAGAGTGTGACCCGGCGCGAGCGGATTCGCGTCGAGGAAGGCGAACGTCGTCTCGTCCTCGTAGACGACGCGTGCGGGGATCTCGCCCTCGACGATCTGGCTGAAGATGCTTGCCATGTCCCGACGTGCGGTAGCTCGGAGTAAGAAAGTTACCCGCCCACACATAGCGCGTCGAGCTCCTCGCGCAGCTCCGCGCGATACTCCTCAGATTCGTAGCCCAGCCGCGCGATCCAGATGTTCTGATAGGACGGGTGAAGCACCGGCAGGAGCGTCGTCGAGAGCGCCTCGCAGTCGATCGGCGTCAGGACGTGGTCGGTGAAGCCGTCCAGACTCCGGTCGTCGAGCGCGAGCAGCGTCTCGGTGGCGTGTTTGCCAGTGGGGACGATCGCGCTGGGCTCGACCTGCTCGACCTCGGTCACGAGGTGGGTCCGGCAGGTCGTCAGTTCCTCGTCGGTGGGCTCCCGATTAGAACCCTCGCCATCGGGTGGAAAGCACTTCACTGCGTTCGTGTAGTAGGCGTCGTGATACCCGACGTCCTCCATGAGATCGCGGATCACCCGCCCCGAGTGGCGGGCGGTGTAGGCCATCCCGGTCCAGTTGCCGCCCCTCCACAGGTCGGCCTCGGGCGTGCCCGCGCCGGGAGCCTCGCCGACGACCAGCACGTCGGCGTCGAGCGGTCCGGTCCCCCACGAGATGCACTCGCGGGTCTCCGCGAGGTGGGGACACCGGGTGCAGTTCGGTTCGAGGACGTTTCGTGAATCGGGGTACTCGGGCACGACAAATCCCAAGATCCCACCGACCAAAGCCGTGTCGAGACGGAACGAGATGCGGTGGCCGGCGCGAGCGCGGGCGGCATCTCGCCGCCCGCGTGAGCGGGACGGGGAAGGGCTGGCATCCTGAGTGAGCAGTTCGGATCCGAACTGCTCGCAATGCTGCCTGGAGGAAATGAAAAGGGCGAGGTACGGCTGCCAAGCCGTGCCGAGGGCTTTCGACCGAACGCTCTTTACCGCCCCGTCGGGTTCCTACTGGTATGAGCAGGTCCGATACCGAGGACGGAGAGCCCTCGGAGGACGGCGGACGGTTCGGGGAGGTGCCCGACCAGTACGACCCCGAGGCACTCGAAAAGCGGGTGTTCGATCACTGGGAGGAGGTCGACGCCTACGAGCAAACGAAGGAGGCCTTCGCCGACGAGGAGCCCTTCTTCTTCGTCGACGGGCCGCCGTACACCTCCGGTGCGGCCCACATGGGGACGACGTGGAACAAGAGCCTGAAGGACGCCTACATCCGCCACATCCGGATGCGGGGCCACGACGTAACCGACCGCCCGGGCTATGACATGCACGGGCTGCCCATCGAGACGAAAGTCGAGGAACGGCTGGGCTTCGAGAACAAGAAGGACATCGAGGAGTTCGGCATGGAGAACTTCATCGCCGAGTGCAAGGAGTTCGCCGACGAGCAACTGGAGGGCCTCCAGAACGACTTCAAGTCCTTCGGCGTCTGGATGGACTGGGACGATCCGTATAAAACGGTCTCGCCAGAGTACATGGAGGCGGCATGGTGGGGGTTCTCGCAGGTCGCCGAGCGCGGACTGGTCGATCAGGGGAAGCGCTCGATCAGCCAGTGTCCCCGCTGTGAGACCGCGATCGCGAACAACGAGGTCGAGTACGAGGACCGCGAGGACCCGACGGTCTACGTCGAGTTCTCACTCTCCGAACGGGAGGGAAGCCTCGTCATCTACACGACGACGCCGTGGACCATTCCGGCAAACGAGTTCGTCGCGGTCGGCGAGGAGTTGACCTACCAGAAGGTCCGCGCCACCCGCGACGGCGAGGAGGACGTCCTCTACGTCGCCGCCGACTGTGTCGAGAACGTCCTCTCGAAGGGGCGCTACGACGAGTACGAGGTCGAGGAGGAACTGTCGGGCTCGAAAATGCTCGGCTGGGAATACGACCACCCGCTGAGCGAAGAGGTCCCCGACAATCCCGACAGTGAGGGGACCCGGCAGGTCTACCACGCCGACTACGTCGAGGCCGAGGACACCGGACTGGTGCACTCCGCGCCGGGCCACGGTGAGGTCGACTTCGAGCGCGGTACCGAACTCGGACTCCCGATCTTCTGTCCGATCGGCGGCGACGGCGTCTACACCGCCGAGGGCGGCGCCTACGAGGGCCAGTTCGTCAAGGACGCCGACGAGGGGATCACCGCCGACTTGGCTGAAAAGGGTCTGCTCGTCGCCTCGGGCACCATCACACACTCGTATGGCCACTGCTGGCGGTGTGATACCCCCATTCTGCAGATGGCGACCGACCAGTGGTTCATCACGATCACCGACGTCAAAGAGGAACTGCTGGATAACATCGAGGACAGCGAGTGGCACCCACAGTGGGCACGAGACAACCGATTCAGGGACTTCGTCGAGAACGCCCCCGACTGGAACGTCTCCCGACAGCGCTACTGGGGGATCCCGATCCCGATCTGGGTTCCCGAAGACTGGTCGGGCGAGATGAGTGAGGTAATCGTGATCGGTTCCCGGGAGGAACTCGCCGAGCGCGTGGACGGAGACGTCGACCCGCAGGAGGTGGACCTTCACCGCCCGACCGTCGACGACCTGACCATCACCGAGGAGGGAACCACCTACGAGCGCGTTCCGGACGTCTTCGACGTCTGGCTCGATTCCTCGGTGGCTTCGTGGGGCACCCTCGACTACCCGGGCGAGCAGGAGGCCTTCGAGGAGCTGTGGCCCGCCGACCTGATCATGGAGGCCCACGACCAGACCCGCGGGTGGTTCTGGTCCCAACTCGGCATGGGAACGGCCGCGCTCGGCGAGGTCCCCTACGACGAGGTGTTGATGCACGGCTTCGCCAACGACAGCGAGGGCAAGAAGATGTCCAAGTCGGTGGGCAACGTCGTCCAGCCCCACGAGGCGATCCAGAGGCATGGCTCGGATGCGATGCGCCTGTTCCTGCTCTCGGTCAACCCGCAGGGCGAGGACATGCGCTTCTCGTGGGACGAGATGGCGACGATGGAGCGAAATTTGAACATCCTCTGGAACGTCTTCCGGTTCCCCCTGCCGTACATGCGCATGGACGGGTTCGACCCAGAGGAGACCGACCTCGAATCCGTCGACGCACACCTCGAACTCGTCGACGAGTGGATCCTCGCCCGGCTCCAGACCGTGACCCGCGAGATGACCGAGGCATGGGACGACTTCCGCCAGGACCAGGCGCTCTCGGCGCTGATGGACTTCGTCGTCGAGGACGTCTCCCGGTTCTACATTCAGGTCGTGCGCGAGCGCATGTGGGACGAGGAGGACAGCCCTTCGAAGAACGCCGCATATGCCACGCTGTATCACGTTCTTCGGGAGGTCTGTGCGCTGCTGGCGCCCTACGCGCCCTTCGTCACCGAGGAGATCTACGGCGCGCTGACGGGTGACCGGGGCCACGACACCGTCCACATGCTCGAATGGCCCGAGGAGGAGGAGTACTGGACCGACGAGCGACTCGAAACCGATATCGAACTCGTCCGGGCGGTCGAGGAGGCGGGCTCGAACGCCCGCCAGCGGGCCGAACGGAAGCTCCGCTGGCCCGTTTCCCGTGTCGTGGTCGCGGCGGGCGACGACCGCCTCGCCGAGGCCGTCGCCCGCCAGCAAGAACTCCTCGAAGAGCGTCTCAACGCCCGCGAGGTTCATGTGATCGCGTCGGAGGAGCGCTTCGAGGACCTCGCCTACAGCGCCACGGCCGACATGAGCGTTCTCGGCCCGGCGTTCGGCGATCAAGCGGGGGAGGTCATGGGCGCGCTCAACGAGGCCCGGATCGACGAGCCCTCCCTTGACGCCCTCGAAACCGCCGTCTCGACGGAACTCGGCGAGGAGGTCGAGCTTCGCGCGGAGATGATCGAGTTCACCGAGGAGACCCCCGAGGCGATCTCGGGATCGCGTATCACGATCGAGGGCGACGGGCTGGGCGTCGTCTACGTCGACACCGAGCTCACTGAGGAAATCGAGAGCGAGGGCTACGCCCGCGAGGTCATTCGACGAGTGCAGGAGATGCGAAAGGAGCTCGACCTGCCCCTCGACGCGTCGATCCGCCTCGCCCTCGACATCGCAGACGACCGGATCGCCGGGTTCGTGAGCGAACACGAGGAGCTGATCGCGGAGGAAGTCCGTGCGGCAGAGCTCGGGGCGGTCGAGGACGGCCACCGCAGGGAATGGGAGGTCGAGGGCGTCACGATGGACATCGCGATCGAATCCTTAGAATGAGCGGATCGCTTCGGCCAGCGGGCCGGCGACGCTGACCTCGCTCTCGGCGCGTTCGATGGTGTCGGTTCCATACACCCGCTCGACGCCCGCGCGGGCGAGTTTCGTTCTGGCGTTGGCTGCGAGCATCGGGTGGACGCAGGTCACGAACACGCTTCTCGGGGTTTCGAGTGCGGAAATCGCCCCGCTCATCGTCGAACCGGTCGCGATGATGTCGTCGGCGATCACGACGTCCCGGCCTTCCACTTCGACGTCGCTTGGCGTGATCTCGACCTCGCTGCCCGAGTGGCGGGTCTTCTCGAAGTAGTCGACCTCGCCTCCGCCGTACGAATCCCGCACCGTCTCGGCGAGTTCGATCGCCCCCGCGTCGGGCGAGAGGAAGACGGGATCGGCGAGGTCGGGAAGCGGGTCTGCGAGCACGCCCGCCCCGTCGACGGCGTGTGCAGGTACCGAGAAGTGTTCGAGGGCACTCTCCTCGTGAGGCGAGACCGTCAGCACGCGGTCAGTTCCCGTACTCACCGCACGGGCGACAGCCCGAACCGAGACCGGCTGGCCCGGCTCGAAGGCGCTGTCCTGGCGGGCGTAGCCCATGTAGGGGAGGACGGTCGTGATATTTGAGACGCCGCTCTCGCGAAGCGCGTCCTGGAGCTGGAGCAGCTCGAGGTGGGCGTCGCTCGTCGTCGTCGAGGCGACGATCACCGCGGAATCCCCCTCGACATCGGGCGCGGCGGCGAGCAGTTCGCCGTCGGGAAAGCGCTCGAACTCGACGGGTGCAAGCGTCCGGTCGAGTTCGCTCGACAGGGCCGCGGCGAGCGACTGTGAGGACGAACCGGGTACGATCATACCCGTGGATGCACCGGGCGCGCTAAACCCGTTTTCGGTCTCACCGGAGCACTACCGAACGAGCATCGCCCGGATCCCCGAGACGCCGAGCGCCTGCGAGCGCCAGCCGTCGCCCGCGTCGACGTACAGCGTTCCGTCGGAACTCGCACCGTAGACCGCCTCGCCGACCGCCACCGCCACGAACGGTTCGGGCGTCTCGCGCTCGTGCCACTCGCCGTCGTAGGTGGAGAGGGCCCCGGCAGCGAGTGTGGCCCCCAGGGAGAGTTCTCCGGGCGAGCCGATGCCCGAAACGCGGTCGAACTCCCCCTCGAACTCGTGCATCCAGCCGTTTCCGAGTCGATAGATCCCCGCATCGGTCGCCGCCAGCGGAACTCCCGGAACCGAAACGTCGTGTACACCCTCTAAACCGACATGGTCGAGGCCGTCGCCGACGCGATAGACGCCCTCGCCGGTCGCCAGCAGGTCGCCGTTGGCCGCCCGGACGTCGTCGAGGCTTCCGATGTCGGTCCACTCCTCTCCCTCCAAGCGGGCGACTCGACCCTCGGGGCCGACGGCAATCGGCGTTTCGGCCCCGCCCACGGCGACCGCGGGGCCGAAATCCGTGGGCTCGCCCTCGAACAGGACGTCCTCGTCGGTTGCGACAGCGAGGCCGTCGACCCACGCGAGGTCGCGGGCGTGACACCGGTGTTCGATGCCGAAACTCCCGATCAGGTCGTCCGAGACGGAGACGCCGAGGACCCCGAGATCGGTCGCGAGATAGACGCTCCGCTCGCCGCTTTTGTCGGCGTAGACGCGCTTCTCCTCGATGCTGCTCATACCGAGGGTTCGCGCTCGGGCGCCAAATGGCTGTTCCGGAATCCATTTGCCCCGTCGCTCCCCACAGACAGGCGATGGACGTGTTCGGATCGAGCGGGACGCGTGGGGTTGCGAACGAAGAGATCACGCCGGCGTTCGTCCTGCAGGTCGTCGCGGCCGCGGGGACGGTCTGGGAAGCCGACCGTGTCGCCATCGCCCGCGACACACGCTCGACCGGACGCATGCTCGAAAACGCCGCCGTTGCGGGCCTCCAGAGCGTCGGCTGTGACGTTCATCGCCTCGGCGTGCTCCCCACGCCCGGCGCACAGGCCTACGCCGCCCGCGAGGGCGTTCCGGCGGTGATGATCACCGCCTCGCACAACCCACCCGAGTACAACGGCGTCAAACTCATCGGCGCCGACGGGATCGAACTCTCGGTCTCGGAGCTCGAAACCGTCGAGGAGGCCTTCCTTTCGGAGGTCGACGGCGCGCGCTCGTGGGTCCGGACCGGCGACGAGTTCGCCGTCGAGGACGCCATCCGACGGTATATCGGGAGCGTCCGCGAGGCGGTCGACGCGGAGAAGCTCGCCGACCTGACGGTCGCGATCGACCCCGGTCACGGTGCTGCCTCGCTCACCAGCCCGCGGCTCTTTCGGGAACTGGGCTGTCGGGTTCTCACCGTTAACGCCCAGCCCGACGGCCGGTTCCCCGGCCGGGACCCCGAACCCGTCGAGGCGAACCTCGAGGATCTGGGCCGACTCGTCGCCACGAGCGACGCCGACGTCGGGATCGCCCACGACGGCGACGGCGACCGGGCGATCTTCTTCGACGAATCGGGAACCTACATCGAGGGCGACGCGGCGCTGGCGGCGCTCGCGGACGCGGAACTCGGCCCCCGAGACGCCACCGTCGCCGCGGTCAACGTTTCCCAGCGGCTGGTCGACGTCTGCGACCGGACGGGGGCGACCCTCGAACTCACCCCCATCGGCAGCACCTACATCACGAGCCGGATCCAGCAGTTGCGCGCCGAGGGCGTCTCGGTCCCGGTCGCCGGCGAGGGCAACGGCGGGATCTACTTCCCCGAGTACAGCCTGGCGCGCGACGGGGCGTACATCGCCGCCCGATTCCTCGAACTGGTGGTAGACAAGCCCGCAAGCGAGGTGGTCGAGCCCTTCGGCGGCTATCGCAACGTCCGGCTGAAGCTCACCTACGAGAGCCGCGACCAGCGCGAGGCGATGCTCGCGGCGGTCGACCGGGTCGCCGAGAACGAGGACGCCGGGACCAACACCACCGACGGCGTGCGTCTGGACTACGGCGACGGCTGGGTGCTTGCTCGTCCCAGCGGGACCGAGCCGGTCATCCGCGTCTACGCCGAGGCCCGCGGGAAAGAGCGTGCGGAGGAACTGGCTGCACGGCTCTACGACGCCGCCGAGGCCGCACTCGAAGACACCGGGTGATCCGGCCGGTCCGTCTATGCCCGGCCGTAGTTGAGATACACCTGCGGGAGGAGGATACCGACGACGAACACGACGCCGGCAACGACCCCCGACGAGAGGTCCGTGTATGCGGACAGTCCGACCAGCAACACGAGCGCGGTCGTCGCCGTGACGGCGACCACTTCGTTCTCTGTGGATACCATTCTATACGAATAGAAGTACGAGTAAAAAAGCATCCTCCTCACGTCTTTCCGGCCGCATGGCGTCGACACAGGGACACGGATCGCAGCCGACGTCGCTTGCCCGAACCCGTTCGGCCCACAAGTTATACCGCTTCGCCGTGAGCACGAACCCGTATGCCAGAGCAAACGCTCTACGATCGGCTCGGCGGCGAGGACTCGATCGAGGCCGTCGTCAAGCAGTTCTACGGCTACGTCATGGACGACGACCTGGTCAATGGCTACTTCGAGGACGTCGACATGCAGCAACAGGTCGCCCACCAGACCCAGTTCATCAGCTCCGTCACCGGCGGTCCCGTCGAGTACACCGGCGCGGACATGCGGGCGGCCCACGAGGGCATGGGCATCACCACAGAGGAGTTCGACGCCATCGCGAAGCACCTCGACACGGCTCTGAAGGACTTCGACGTGCCCGAGACCGAGCGCGAGGCCGTCCTCGACGAGGTCGCGAGCTACGAGGACGACATCGTCGGCGCGTAACGGCCGAGCGCTTCCCGCAACCGTTCCCGTTCCTCGATCGCCTGCTCCCTGTCGTCCCCGACAGCGCCGCTCACGAGCCGCTCTCGCTCCCGCTCGTCGAGCCGTTCGCGGACCTCGGCCGCCCGACGGAGGCGTTCGTAGTCGGGATCGCGCGCCACCTCGCGGACCTCCCGCAGGTGGGCGATCGTCTCCACGGGGGCGAACCCGGTTACGACCGCCCGGAGCTCCCGGAGCCGGTAGCGCAGTTCGTCGGCCGGTCGGGGCGGCCATTCCAGTTGAAGGGGTGTCGCGTCGATCCGTTCGAGCGCCGTGCGCTGGGTCGTGACCGCCCGCTTGAGCGCGTCGGCGTCCGCGACGTAGTGGTCCAGTTTCGAGCGCGAATGCTCCGCATACTCGAGCAGTTTCGGGATCGGCTCCGTGCCGGCCTCGGCGCGTTCGATGTACGCCCGCAAATCGGCCGGCATTCGTGGCGTGTCGACAAGCGGGAACCACTCGGTCCGGTCGAGAAACGAGACGACCTCGCGGGCGCTCGCCCGTTCGAGATACTTGGAAAACGCCGCGTCGACCGCCCGGTTGTATCCCTCGATGGGCACTCGCAGGTCCGCGACCGGTGCGTCCAAGTCGACGTCCGACAGCGCGAGCAGGTCGTCGTACGCACTGACCTCCCGCTCTAACTCCTCGATCCGTCCCTCGGCATCGAGGCGCGCCTCACGTAGGCGCTCGCGGGCCCGTTCGCGTTCGCGCAACCGGTCGATGTCCTCATCGACGGGTTCGAGCTCCGCCCGAGCGCGCTCGAAATCCCCCGCGTTCAGCCGCCGCTTGTCGAAGCAGTCCTCGACGGCCTCGACGCTTTCGCGGTGGCGCGCTCCCTCGGGGAGTTCGGAGACGAGCGCGTCGAGCTGGCTCTGGAACTCGATGAAGCCCCTGAAATCGCCGGTGCCGGTCGCCCGGTCCTCGTAGCGTTCGAACAGCTCCCTCAGCCGATCCCGGACGCGTTCGAGCCGACGGAGTTCGTCCTCACCGAACTCCTCGACGGCCGTCCGTGCGGCGTCGTACTCCTCGTGCGCGTCGGCGAGTCGCGGTTCGAGGTCACTCATACACGTCGTCGGGGTCGAACACCCGCTCGCCGACGTGCTCGCCCTCGATGGTCCGGTAGAAACACGTCCGGTGGCCGGTGTGACAGGCCCCGCCCGACTGCTCGACGCGATACAGCAGGGTGTCGCCGTCGCAGTCGGTGCGGATCTCCGCGACGTCCTGGGTGTGGCCGCTGGTCGCGCCCTTCTCCCAGAGCTCCTCTCGACTGCGCGAGTAGTAGTGTGCGCGCCCGGTCTCCCTGGTTCGCTCGATCGCCTCGCGGTTCGCGTAGGCGAGCATCAGCACGTCGTCCGTTTCGGCGTCCTGCGCGATCACGGGCAGCAGACCCCGCGAATCGAACTCGAGATCCACGTCGCTCATACGTCGAGTGAACCGGCGCTCGCGAATAGGTCTTCTGTCCCGCCCCCAGCGCAGTTCGGTCGGCCGAGACGAACCACCCTGCCCGCGAGCAGTCGACGGCCGGTCGTCCCGATCGAACGACTCCGAACGGGAGCGGTGGACCGGTCGTCGCGAAATGGCGAGGAAGCGAACGCCGTCGTCCGACGATGTGAGCACCGGAGTGTTTCCGACCGTCTTCGACGCGCTATACCATGCCGACGGCCCGCAGAGCGGCCGTCAACACGTCACCGTACGTGAGCCCGACGAGCAGGCCGACCAGGATGGGCACGAGAAACGGGATCCCCGGGGAGACCCAGACGGTCTCCCGCATCGTCAGGACGTCGAGCCCCTCGCGCAGGCTCGCCGGCGTGGTGCCGTAGGCCGATCCGACGTCCGCGAGGAACGCCTCGGCCCCCCAGTCGTCCGTGACCCGCCCCCCGTCGGTGATCGCCCCGTCGCCCGCCGGCGACGGTTCGGCGGGCAGCGAGCCCGGATCACGAAAGCGATCGGGCTCCTCGCGAAGCTCCGCGAGCGTCGTCCCCCGCCACCGGAGGTACATCCGTAGGGCGTCGAGGTCGAGCCCCGATCGGGTGAACCCCGACTCGGTTTCGAGCAGCCGGCCGTGCGTCTCGCGCAGCTCGCGCCAGTGAACCGGCCAGCCGACGACCATCCATGGTGTAAACCGTCCGGCGAGCGCGTTCCTGAGCGCGAGCACGAGCGGGTAGCACGCCCCGACGAGCACTGTATTGGACAGGATCGTCAGCGCGAACGCCCCCGTGGGAGGTTCGACCAGCGGCAGTGCGTACGACCCGATCGCGTAGGAGGGTATCGTCGGAAAGAGCACGGTGAGGACGATCAGCGCCTTCGCGTCCGCACCGCCGAAGGCACCGAAGTGCCAGAACCCATACGAGGCGGGGATCACCAGCAGCAGGCTGATTCCGGCACCGATGGCGAACAAGATCCATGTGGATCCGCCCGCCTGATAGGAGGCGATTCCGTCCCAGACGAACAGCACGCACGCGAGCGCGAACAGGGGCTGCCAGGCCTGATCGGGGACTCGTCGGGTTCGGACGTCACGGTGGGCCGCCCAGAGGAGAACGGGAACCGCGAGCAAGCGCAGGAGGTCGGGGACCGAGGCGGGCACGAATCGAAGAGGCGCACTCGGCGGATGAATGTCTTGTGGCCGACCGGACGCAGAGCCACCGGTGATCGATACCGATGGAACGTGAAAAACGATCGGAAACGGCCGAACGACCTCAGATAACGCGGTTCTGGAGGTAGTCGAGGTGCTTTGCGTTGTAGACGATCTTGACCTCGTCGGCGTCGGGCGAGCCGATGCAGGTCAGACGGACGTTCTTGTCGTCGACCTCCTCGTCCGAGAGGATCTGCTGCATGTCCATCTCGATCTCGCCCTCGAAGAGGATCGCTGCGCAGTTCGCACACGCACCGGCGCGACACGAGAAGGGCCAGTCGTAGCCCTGGGCCTCGGCGGCCTCGAGGATGTACTCGCCCTCGTTGACGTCGAGCGTCCCGTAGTCTTCGTCGTCGAAGCCGGCGTCGGCGGCCTTATCGAAGAGGTCGTCGTCCTCGATGTCCCAGCCCTGGTCGTCCAGCGTCTCGTAG
Encoded proteins:
- the fer gene encoding ferredoxin Fer, which translates into the protein MPTVEYLNYETLDDQGWDIEDDDLFDKAADAGFDDEDYGTLDVNEGEYILEAAEAQGYDWPFSCRAGACANCAAILFEGEIEMDMQQILSDEEVDDKNVRLTCIGSPDADEVKIVYNAKHLDYLQNRVI
- a CDS encoding A24 family peptidase, with amino-acid sequence MPASVPDLLRLLAVPVLLWAAHRDVRTRRVPDQAWQPLFALACVLFVWDGIASYQAGGSTWILFAIGAGISLLLVIPASYGFWHFGAFGGADAKALIVLTVLFPTIPSYAIGSYALPLVEPPTGAFALTILSNTVLVGACYPLVLALRNALAGRFTPWMVVGWPVHWRELRETHGRLLETESGFTRSGLDLDALRMYLRWRGTTLAELREEPDRFRDPGSLPAEPSPAGDGAITDGGRVTDDWGAEAFLADVGSAYGTTPASLREGLDVLTMRETVWVSPGIPFLVPILVGLLVGLTYGDVLTAALRAVGMV
- a CDS encoding DUF7118 family protein, yielding MSDLEPRLADAHEEYDAARTAVEEFGEDELRRLERVRDRLRELFERYEDRATGTGDFRGFIEFQSQLDALVSELPEGARHRESVEAVEDCFDKRRLNAGDFERARAELEPVDEDIDRLRERERARERLREARLDAEGRIEELEREVSAYDDLLALSDVDLDAPVADLRVPIEGYNRAVDAAFSKYLERASAREVVSFLDRTEWFPLVDTPRMPADLRAYIERAEAGTEPIPKLLEYAEHSRSKLDHYVADADALKRAVTTQRTALERIDATPLQLEWPPRPADELRYRLRELRAVVTGFAPVETIAHLREVREVARDPDYERLRRAAEVRERLDERERERLVSGAVGDDREQAIEERERLREALGRYAPTMSSS
- the hisI gene encoding phosphoribosyl-AMP cyclohydrolase — its product is MSDVDLEFDSRGLLPVIAQDAETDDVLMLAYANREAIERTRETGRAHYYSRSREELWEKGATSGHTQDVAEIRTDCDGDTLLYRVEQSGGACHTGHRTCFYRTIEGEHVGERVFDPDDVYE